CCCCAGGCGCGCGAACTCCAGCGCCCGCGCCAGCAACGGCACGCGCCCGGCCGCCAGCACGATCGTCACGTCGCTGCCGACCGCCATCTCCGCCGCGTGCCCGATCAGCCCGAACCCCGTGATGTCCGTGCCGGCGCTCACCCCCACCTTCACGGCGGCAGCGCGCCCCGGTCGGTTCAACGCCCCCATGACGGCGATCGCTTCGCCCAGTTCCGCCTCCGGCAACTTGCCGCTCTTGGCCGCCCCGCACAGCACGCCGCTGCCGATCGGCTTGGTCAGTACCAGCTTGTCGCCCGGCCTGGCGGCGGCGTTCGTGATGATCCGGTCCGGACGCACGCGCCCCGTGACGGCCAGGCCGTACTTGATCTCGCTGTCACGCACGCTGTGGCCGCCGACGATCACGGCGCCGGCCTCGCGCACCGCGTCAGCCCCGCCGCGCAAAATGTCCGCCAAAATGTCCAGCGGCAGTGTCTTGTCTGGGAAGCCGACCAGGTTCAGCGCGGTCAGCGGCTCGCCGCCCATCGCGTAGATGTCGCTCAGGGCGTTGGCGGCCGCGATGCGGCCGAACGCGAACGCGTCGTCCACCAACGGCGGGAAGAAATCCGTCGTCTGCACGAGGGCCAGGTCGGGCGCAATGCGAAAGACGCCCGCATCGTCGCACGTGTTGGTGCCAACGAGCAGATCCGGGTGTTGCCACGGTTCCAACTGACGCAGGACCTGCGCCAGGCCGTCTTGCGGCAACTTGCCGGCTCAGCCTCCGCACGAGGCGTAATCGGTCAGGCGGATTTTCCGCGCTTCCGTCATTCGGTACTCCGGCCGCGGCGGGTTCCGCGGCGTGAGCCATTTGCCAAGCCCGGCGTCTTTGGTAACCATCAGGGTGATGCCGGGTCAAACCCAATCCGAAATCCGACGCCTGCTCGCCGAGGCCGGCCTGGCGCCGCAGCATCGCCTCGGCCAGAACTTCCTCATCGATCTCAATCTTATGAGAAAAGTGGTCGCGGGGGGAGAGGTTCAGCCCGCCGATACTGTGCTCGAGGTCGGCGCTGGAACCGGCTCGTTGACCGAGTTGCTGCTGCAGCGCGGGGCGCGCGTCGTCGCGGTGGAGATCGACCGCGGGTTGCAGGGTGTGCTGCGCGCCCGCCTGGGCGAGCACCCGCGCTTCACGCTCGTCCAGGGCGACGCGCTGGGCGGCAAGCACCGCGTGAACCCGCTCGTGCTCAAGGTGCTGAGCGAGCGGCCGCCGGCGCCCGGCGGTGCGTACAAGCTCGTGGCCAACTTGCCCTACCAGATCGCCACGCCATTGCTGATGGACCTGCTGCTCGCCGCGCCGCGGTTCGCGCGGCTGACGGCCACGATTCAGCGTGAAGTAGGCGAGCGGCTGGCGGCCCAGCCGCGCACGGAGGCGTACGGGCCGGTTTCCGTCGTGATGCAGACGCTCGCCGAGGTGACGCCGCTGGCGATTCTGCCGCCGACGGCGTTCTGGCCGCGGCCGCAGGTCGAGTCGCTGCTCGTGGCGATTCGTCCGCGGCCGCTCGAGTCCGTAAACGTGGACGACGTGACCGGCTTCGTGGCCTTTGTGCAGCGCGGTTTCCAGCAGCGGCGCAAGATGTTGCGGCGGCTGGTGCGGGATCTGGATGCCCCCGGGGCGGCGCTGGTGTTCCAGCGGGCGGGGGTCAGTCCTGATGCGCGGGCGGAGGAGTTGTCGCCACCTGATTGGCGAGGGTTGTTTGCGGCGTGGCGGCGGTCTGGCCGATGATCCGCGGTGCGATCTCGTAAGCGACGAAGTCGGCGCTCGTGCCGTCACCGTGCCCGCCGTAATAGCCGTACTTCTGGAACTCGGGGCGCCAGGCGATGTTGACGACGCGGTCCTGCGCGCCGGGTGGTACCCGCAGCCCGACGGCACCGGCGGCGTCCTCGAGGAAGACGCCATCAATCGAGCCGAACACTTTCATCGGGCCGGCCAGTACGGCGTCGGTCGGCGAGTAGTAGTTGTAGATTTTGCCTCTGATGTTACGCAGCGCGCGGCTGACGTCGTAGCGGTAGTTCAGGCTGGACGAGATCAGCACGACGTTGTCCACCTTGTAGGCGGGCTTCAGGGCTTCGATGGCCCACAGCGCCACGCCCGTCCCCGCCGACAGCCCGACCACGTTCACCGGCCGGCCGGGATACTCGTCGATGTAGTCCTGAATATAGTCCGCCAGACGCTTGCCGCCCTGCTGGGCAATCACGCGGACCGTCTGGTCGATCGCCGGATTGAACGAGACCGACCAGGTCATACGCGCGACCTGGCCTTGGTAGCCCGCCCGAGCGAGGCCCGCGCGGATGCCGGCGTCGCCCACGTCCACGTTCGCGACGCCGGGGCAGTAGAACGTGATGCCGTGCTCAGCCTCGGGGCCGAACGGCGACACGCAGCCGGTCAGCGCGATGAGCGTCACGTACAGCGCGTGTCTCACGGCCCGCATCCTCCCATCCCCGTCGTCAGTCGCGGCCTTCGCCCGCGCCGGTGCGGAAGCCCGGAATACGAATGTTTTCCTGCGGCTTGTCGTCGGGGTGAACCGCGAAGACCTCGACGCGCGCGATGTCCTCGAACGGGACCACGATGACGTACGCGCCCACCTGGTAGTTCTCGTCCACCGGCACGCACTCGAAGGCCAGCGCGCTGCTGATGCCGATGTCCACCATCTCCTTCATCTCGTAGCTGAGCCCGTCCTTGAGATAGAGGATCGTCCGCGTCTCCAGCGCTTCCAGGTACTCGTTGTACTCGGTGTTGCCGTTGCCGGCCCGCGCACGTTTCACGTCAGGGAACTTGCGCGCCGCGCAGCGGTGTTTCGCCTCGTCGATCTGTCGGCGCAGCCCCGGTCCGTGAAACCAGTCAAAATTGAACATAAACACACTCCGCGACGGTTCGGGCATCGCTGTGGCGCTCCCGGCCGTGGATGCAACACCGCGCTCCCGGGTATCATCGACGAAAATGACCCCGGTCGCGAAAAGCCAGGTCGTTCAGGCCCTCGCCCGGCAGGTCGGGTTCGACCTCGCCGGCGTCGCCCCGGCCACCCAAAGCTGCCGGGCGGAGTATTATAGGGATTGGCTCGCCGCCGGCCACGGGGGAACCATGGAGTATCTCCAGCGCAACGTCCCCGTGCGCCTCGACCCCGCGCAGCTCCTCCCCGGCGCACGCTCCGTCATCTGCGTCGCGCTCAATCATCGGCGGAGCGACGGCTACCGGCGCCCGCGCACGCCGGCGACCACCGCGCCGACGCAGCCGCCCACCGGCGTCATCGCGCAGTACGCGCGCGGCCGCGATTATCACGTTGTGCTCCGGCGGATGCTCGGCGAACTCGTTGGGCGCCTGCGCGACCAACTCGCGGAGTCGTTCGAGACGCGCATCTGCGTCGACACGGCACCGGTGCTCGAGCGCGAGCTGGCGGTCGCCGCGGGACTGGGCTGGTTCGGCCGCAACACGTGCGTGCTGAACCCGGAGCTGGGCTCGTACCTGTTCCTGGGGGAGGTGATCACCACGCTGGAACTGGCCCCCGGCGTGCCGCTCGCTGAGCGATGCGGCGCCTGCCGGCGATGTCTGGAGGCGTGCCCGACGGGCGCGTTTATCGGACCATTTCAATTAAGCGCCGAGAAATGCATATCTTATTTGACAGTTGAGTACCGCGGCGAAATTCCCGTGGAATTGTCGGCGGGGATCGGCGATCGTGTGTTCGGTTGCGACCTTTGCCAGCAGGTTTGCCCTTACAACGCGCGCACGCCGCCCGCCTCCCACCCGGAAATCGCCGTCGATATCCTGCCGGAACGAGTTAACTTGCTTAAAATCATAAAGTTGCGATCCGGCTCGTATCGACGGCTGACGCGCGGTACGGCTGCAGCGCGGGCGCGGCGGGAGATGTGGCGGCGCAACGCGGCCATCGCGCTCGCCAATCTTGGACGAACGGCGCGCGGCCCGGCGACCTGACCCGGTCCGCGGGGGCTGGCATCTCAGCACTCCCGGGCCACGAATATTTGAAAATCAGCTTGACATGCAGAGCCGCGCGGGCGTATAAGGACACTTGGCGCCGGAAAGCGCCGGTTATCCATCTCTTGGATGGAAGAGGAAGGAGGAACTCGGGATGATGGGGTTTGCTAAAAAGTACCTTGGACTCGCTGCGTTCGTGGCCGCTTTGACCGTCGCACCGTCCGCGTGGGCCGGTCTTGGTGGCCCGATCTTTGAGATCGAAGCTTGTGTGAACGGGCAGTGCTACGGCGCCGCCGCGTTCTACGAGAGCGATGGCCAGTGGGTCAACGGCACGTTCGTCTGGACGCTCGGCGAGGACACGCCGATCATGAGCTTTGACGAGCAGCTGCAGCTCGGCACGCTCAGGGCCAACGACACGTTCGTGAACTTCCTGGAGGATCCGGCGGTCAACCTGAGCTTCGCCGTCGAGTCGGGCTCGGCGCCGGGCGGGACGCTGTTCACGATCAAGTCCGCGCTGCTCACGTTCCCCGCGATAATGAACGCCCAGGGTCGCGCGAGCGCGTCGTTCACGGTGTCGGATGGCATCGACGACGACGGCGCCACCTTGACCCCGACGCTGACGGGCGCCTACCTCGCCCAGTACAACGGGTTCGTGCCGGGCGGCGCGGATTTCACGCAGCTCATCCCGCAGATGAACGCGGGCCCGATGGGCACGTTCAGCCTGGCGCAGGACTACCCCGGCGGCGGCCTGTATCAGAACATCGCCGGCTCGGTCAGCGACATGAGCACGCAGATCAGCTTCACGCTTTCGCCGAACGACCTCGCGAGCGGCACGTCCGTGTTCGAGATCGTTCCGGAACCGGCGAGCGTGTTGTTCCTGATCGCCGGGCTGGTGTTGGTGCGGCGCCGCTAGGCGACGGATCGGCAAGCGCTGAGGGCGGACGGAGCAGCAGCCAGGGCCGCCCTCGGGCGGTCTTGGCTGACTGGCTGCTGGCGTCGCGGCGGACCGCGACGCGCCACACGTGGATTGGCAACAGGTTCGACCGCGGAGCGCTAGTGGGATCGAAGAGGGCACTCCCGCACGGGACTGGAGAGGGTAAAAGGATGGCGACAAACATGCGAAGACTAACTTGCGTGCTGCCGGTCGTGTTGTTCGTTCTGAGCGCTCCCCTGGCTCAGGCCGGTGATGTTTCCAACGTCATTTTCCGGATCGACGCGACCAACGCCGGCGGCTCTGGCTTCCTCGAGTTCACCGCCGACCAGCTCGTTTACAACCCCGGCACCAACCGCTGGGGCTGGAACACCGGGCTGGTGGAGATCGAGAACGGCAGCGGCGACACGATCGCGATTCTCGATCAGGCCAATGTCCAATACGTCAAGGATCCGGTTGCCGACTCCTATTATTACATTCAGCTCGGCTTTGCCCTGCATGCCGGCTCCAGCGACACGAACATCAGCATTCAGTCGGCCCTCCTCAGCTTCCCGATGATCCCGCCCGCAGCGCTCCAGCCCCCCGTGGGCGGTGCGCGCGCGACGGCTTCGTTGGGCGCCACCGATCTGAACGGCAATGGCGTCACGCTGCTGGGTGATGGTCCCGTGGGGGCCGGCGCCTTCAAGGCGTACTACAACGGCAACGTGATGTTCGCGGACCTGGTCAACCTGGTGTCCGGCGGGCCGGGCGGGAGCGGCAACGCGAGCCAGACCATGCCGATGACCGGTTACGCCGCGATCCCCGTCGGCGTGCAGGACATGGGCATGCTGATCGCCTTCGACCTGACCTACGCGGATTCGGCGAACGGCACCCTGACGTATCGCCTGCTGCCGGAGCCGGTCAGTGGCCTGGGCCTGCTCCTGGTGAGCGCAGTGGCGTTGGGACTGCGGCGGCGCTAATGCCGCGCGGATCGGCATACAGTCCGATGTAGACCGACGCGGGGGTCAACAAGGTTGACCCCCGCTTTTTTCTGGTTGCGATGGGGCGCAGCCAGCGACGCGAGGCTGGGGCGGAAACGATCCCTCGGAATGGCTGCCGCGCCGGCCAGCACGGGCCATCACCGGCGATCTCGCGAAAGGGCGCGCAGATGCAGCGGAGTATCGGGTCCTGGCGGATCTGGGCGTGTGCTGGGTACATCATTGCGGGAGCGACACTGGCGCACAGCGGCGAGGAGGCCACGCGTGCGGGCCTGCTCTTCAAGCGGCAACCGGCGACCGTCACCATCGCGCCACTGGGCGCGTGGATCGACAGCGCCACCTGCACCGATGTGGCCGTCACGGACTTCACCGGCGATGGGCGCACGGATATCGCGGTCGCGTGGTATGCCAACGACGACGACAACCCCGCCGCCAGCCTGCGCGTGCTGACCATCCTGCGGAACACCGGCGCGGGCTTTACACTCGCGGCCGACATCAACCTGTATATCTACGATGCCGCGCAGCCCAACATGTCCGTGTTTCGCCGCGGCACGTCGGACATCGGCGTGGGCGATTTCGACGGCGACGGCGATGCCGATCTCGCGGTCACTCCCTTTTTTGGCGACGAACTCTGGTTGATCGAGAATCTCGGGAGCGGCCAGTTCGCCGCGCACCTCAAGTTCATGTTCGAGGTCAACACCACCACGGGCTATCTCACGCCCCCCGAGCTGTTGTCCGCCGATTTTGACGGCGACGGCCGCGCCGATCTGGCCTACATCGCCGATCCGAATCAATACCTCGACGGCCTGATGATCCACTTCTGGCGCACCGACGGCGCGATCGCGAACATGTACCGCACAGACTGGTGGGGTTACGACGGCGCGGTCCCGATGTGCTGGACGCGCGGCCTGGCGGTCGCGGACTTCGACGGCGACGGCCGTCCCGACGTCTGCTTCAGCGGTACGGTCGTGCCGCCGGCCCAGGAGGTCATCCCCATCTTCGCCACCTGGTTCGGCCTCAACACCGCCACCGGCGCGTTCCACGTGCACAACGAACTGCCCAGCATCATCTGCTCGGACGTCGTGGATGTCAGGCCTGTGCCCGGCAGCCGCCCCGGCGTGATTCTGACCGACAGCAACGGCCTGACGCTCCAGTACTGGGCGCAATCCTCCTCCGGCCCCGTGGACTTCACGTTCGTCACGCAGGAGACCGGATATGCCGGCCTCTCGCCCGGCCGCGGCATGGCGGCCGTCGCCGCGGACGTGGATGGCGACGGCGATCACGACATTATCACGAAGCAGAAGCTGGGTACGGCGGCCGATGGCAATCAGATCGAGGTCACGCTGTGCCAGAACGGCGGCACGACCTGGCGGCGCGTCAGTCCCGTCTCCGTGGACACGACCGGCTTCCAGAACCTGCAGACCAACCAGATCCTGCGGCCGCGCAACCTCGCATCGGCCGACCTGAGCGGCAACACCCTGCCGGAAATCGTGGCGGGGTTCGCGGCGTCGGGTGGCATGCTTCGGATCGCGATCTGGTCGAACAGTTGCCGGGGCGACGTCAACCGGAACGGGCTGACCACGTACCCGGATTACGCGGCGCTGGTCGCGGCCCTCGGCACGTGCCGCGGTGCGACGCAGTTCAACCCGGATGCCGACCTCGACAAGGACGGCTGCGTCACCAGTGCGGACCTGAATCTGCTGACGATCGACCTCAACTGCAATTGCTGGGGCCCCCCGGATCACCTGATCGGCGACCTCAACTGTAATGGCGTCGTGGGCCTGGCGGACATCCCCGCGTTCGTGGCCGCACTGCAAGGGCCCACGCACTACTACAGCCTGTACCCGAGCTGCAACTGGCTCTACGCGGACATCAACGAGGACGGGGCCGTCAACTCCGCCGACGTCAATCCGTTCGTGACCATCGTGGATCTGGCCTCGCGGCCGTAGCGCCGCGCGGACGGCGCGGTCAGGGGGCTGGCGCGGTAAGACGCCCGGTCGCGTCGAAGAAACGCAACTGCCGCTGTTCGAACACGTCCTTCTGGAACGTGGGGTCGATCGGAATCGGGTATTCCCCGGTGAAGCACGCGTGGCAGAAATCGGCGTTGGCCGTGCGGGCGGCGGTGAGCATCCCCTCCAGCGAGAGATACGCCAGCGAGTCCACGCCCAGGTACGCACGGATCTCCTCGACCGTCCGTTCGTTCGCCACCAGCTCCGTCCGGCTGGGGAAGTCGATGCCGTAGTAGCAGGGATGGCGGATGGGCGGGCTCGCGACCC
The sequence above is drawn from the Phycisphaerae bacterium genome and encodes:
- the selD gene encoding selenide, water dikinase SelD, whose protein sequence is MTEARKIRLTDYASCGGUAGKLPQDGLAQVLRQLEPWQHPDLLVGTNTCDDAGVFRIAPDLALVQTTDFFPPLVDDAFAFGRIAAANALSDIYAMGGEPLTALNLVGFPDKTLPLDILADILRGGADAVREAGAVIVGGHSVRDSEIKYGLAVTGRVRPDRIITNAAARPGDKLVLTKPIGSGVLCGAAKSGKLPEAELGEAIAVMGALNRPGRAAAVKVGVSAGTDITGFGLIGHAAEMAVGSDVTIVLAAGRVPLLARALEFARLGALTRTHKTTQAYLGALLRIDTDVEPALAGVLMDAQTSGGLLLSVPAERCDALVAELRATGACCAAVVGTVVPPGEVRIHLTAD
- a CDS encoding VCBS repeat-containing protein, whose translation is MQRSIGSWRIWACAGYIIAGATLAHSGEEATRAGLLFKRQPATVTIAPLGAWIDSATCTDVAVTDFTGDGRTDIAVAWYANDDDNPAASLRVLTILRNTGAGFTLAADINLYIYDAAQPNMSVFRRGTSDIGVGDFDGDGDADLAVTPFFGDELWLIENLGSGQFAAHLKFMFEVNTTTGYLTPPELLSADFDGDGRADLAYIADPNQYLDGLMIHFWRTDGAIANMYRTDWWGYDGAVPMCWTRGLAVADFDGDGRPDVCFSGTVVPPAQEVIPIFATWFGLNTATGAFHVHNELPSIICSDVVDVRPVPGSRPGVILTDSNGLTLQYWAQSSSGPVDFTFVTQETGYAGLSPGRGMAAVAADVDGDGDHDIITKQKLGTAADGNQIEVTLCQNGGTTWRRVSPVSVDTTGFQNLQTNQILRPRNLASADLSGNTLPEIVAGFAASGGMLRIAIWSNSCRGDVNRNGLTTYPDYAALVAALGTCRGATQFNPDADLDKDGCVTSADLNLLTIDLNCNCWGPPDHLIGDLNCNGVVGLADIPAFVAALQGPTHYYSLYPSCNWLYADINEDGAVNSADVNPFVTIVDLASRP
- the rsmA gene encoding ribosomal RNA small subunit methyltransferase A: MPGQTQSEIRRLLAEAGLAPQHRLGQNFLIDLNLMRKVVAGGEVQPADTVLEVGAGTGSLTELLLQRGARVVAVEIDRGLQGVLRARLGEHPRFTLVQGDALGGKHRVNPLVLKVLSERPPAPGGAYKLVANLPYQIATPLLMDLLLAAPRFARLTATIQREVGERLAAQPRTEAYGPVSVVMQTLAEVTPLAILPPTAFWPRPQVESLLVAIRPRPLESVNVDDVTGFVAFVQRGFQQRRKMLRRLVRDLDAPGAALVFQRAGVSPDARAEELSPPDWRGLFAAWRRSGR
- the queG gene encoding tRNA epoxyqueuosine(34) reductase QueG → MTPVAKSQVVQALARQVGFDLAGVAPATQSCRAEYYRDWLAAGHGGTMEYLQRNVPVRLDPAQLLPGARSVICVALNHRRSDGYRRPRTPATTAPTQPPTGVIAQYARGRDYHVVLRRMLGELVGRLRDQLAESFETRICVDTAPVLERELAVAAGLGWFGRNTCVLNPELGSYLFLGEVITTLELAPGVPLAERCGACRRCLEACPTGAFIGPFQLSAEKCISYLTVEYRGEIPVELSAGIGDRVFGCDLCQQVCPYNARTPPASHPEIAVDILPERVNLLKIIKLRSGSYRRLTRGTAAARARREMWRRNAAIALANLGRTARGPAT